The following are encoded in a window of Penaeus monodon isolate SGIC_2016 chromosome 9, NSTDA_Pmon_1, whole genome shotgun sequence genomic DNA:
- the LOC119576693 gene encoding tigger transposable element-derived protein 4-like: protein MGITDTSFSAGWFTSWKARFNISSKVISGEAAAVDLGVVDNWQTTTLPEILKQYPPSHIYNCDESALFYKLLPNKSSVMKGDTCHGCKRPKDRLTFMACTNMDGSDKVELLVVGRVWKPRCLKNVKNIPVDYHANNKAWITSNLFTQWSKKLDRRFKSLPGHLSPPQTTVNCFKKNKVCAQDDSQNDPKDDIPPSQLAVDEDDIPLASLFQQASQYMEVEGTLDDYLSVDQNLIAVTEEIEEDIFEDVMSKHIGPQDIQEDEEDEDISPQPQPPSCETILSHLEDIQLFLETHPDMSEKSQKNKSQVHEQ from the exons ATGGGGATCACAGACACGTCATTCAGTGCAGGGTGGTTCACATCTTGGAAGGCCAGATTTAACATCTCATCCAAAGTCATCAGTGGGGAAGCAGCAGCAGTGGACCTGGGGGTGGTTGACAATTGGCAGACAACAACATTGCCTGAAATTTTGAAGCAGTATCCCCCCTCCCACATCTACAATTGTGATGAAAGTGCCCTGTTTTACAAGCTGCTGCCCAACAAGTCCTCGGTCATGAAGGGAGACACCTGTCATGGGTGTAAGAGACCCAAGGATAGGCTCACATTTATGGCCTGCACCAACATGGATGGTTCAGATAAGGTGGAGCTCCTGGTGGTGGGTAGGGTGTGGAAACCCAGATGcttgaaaaatgtgaaaaacatcCCAGTCGATTACCATGCCAACAACAAGGCCTGGATCACCTCCAACCTCTTCACTCAGTGGTCCAAGAAATTGGACAGGAGGTTCAAGAG CTTGCCTGGGCATCTGTCACCCCCCCAGACCACTGTGAACTgcttcaaaaaaaacaaagtttgtgCCCAGGATGACTCCCAGAATGACCCCAAGGATGACATTCCCCCATCTCAGCTGGCAGTGGATGAGGATGACATTCCACTTGCCAGCTTATTCCAGCAAGCCAGCCAGTACATGGAAGTAGAAGGCACGCTGGATGACTACCTCAGTGTCGACCAGAACCTGATAGCAGTGACTGAGGAAATAGAGGAGGACATCTTTGAAGATGTGATGTCCAAGCACATTGGACCCCAGGACATccaagaggacgaggaggacgaggacatctccccccaaccccagccACCAAGTTGTGAAACCATCTTATCACATCTTGAGGACATCCAGCTGTTCCTGGAAACCCATCCAGACATGTCAGAGAAGAGCCAGAAGAACAAGAGTCAAGTCCATGAACAATAA